The following nucleotide sequence is from Gemmobacter aquarius.
TCGTAACCGGATTTGTCCTCCCAGTATCCATCTAAAGATAATTCGGCCGAGGCAACACCAACATTCGCAAATAAAAAAAATACCGTTATAAAACAGTTGTTTAATGAAGATTTAAAGGACACGGGGCGCCATTTGTTGGGATGTGTTGGGTTTAATGGATTCGGCTCTGGTAATCGTTTCACTGATTGCAGACGCATCCAATTCAATAGGTCGCGAGCTTGTCAATCGAAACCACTTAAAAGGATAAGATCTTGAAAAACGCAAAAATCATCGTCGTCGCCGGCTTTGCCGCTTCTTTTTCGGCAGGCGCTGCACTTGCCGAAACCGCCCATGAAGCGATCCAGCATGCCCATGGCGCAAGCGAGCATGCTCATCTGTTTGCCGAGGCTACCGACGTGCAGTTCGATGCCTACAATCACCTGATCGACGAAGCGATCAACATGATCGAAGAAGCGAATGAGGCTGCCGAAGCAGGTGATTTCGATGGTGGCAAAGAAGAGATGATCGACGCCGTCCTCGCGATGAAATCCATCCAGGAGATGAGCGAAGCGATCATGGTCACGGCGACCTCGACCCATGCCTTTGCAGAAGAAGCGCATAAGCTTGTCGAAAGCGCCGTCGCGATCAACGCGACCGGCCTGGCAGCAGATGCAGCCGATCCCCACCTCATGGCAGCCGCCTCCGAACTGGCCCATGCGGACAAAGAAGCTGGCCACGCTGACGCCGAAGCGGAAGTTGCACAAAAGGCAACCGAAGCTGCGCATGCAGCCGCAGAAGCAGCGCTGGCAGCAGCCGAAGCCGTAGCCGCAGCCGACGGCGAAGCTGCCCACACCGCCATCGACGCAGCCCTTGCCGCTGCCGAAGTTCTGGACGCTGCCGCTTGGGCTGCGGAACACACCGTGCATGACATCGACAACTCGGCCGAACTGGCCTTCGACGCGATCCTCGATGCCCATGACATGACCCAGACGATCGAAATGATCGAAATCGGTGAACACCAGTAATCCGCGAGGCGGATTGCCTTCTATCTATGAACTTCCAAGGAAAACAAAGTGAAGAATACCACGCTTTCCCTCGTTGTCGTCGCCACTGCTTGCGCCATTTCCGGTCAGGCCTTCGCGGGCGATTGCACGATGGCATCGATCAAGGGCCACTATAACTATTGGGCCCAGGGCACCGATGCAGCGGGCAAGGCCTCGGCCGAAGTCGGCAAGGAAATCTATGACGGTGCGGGCAACTTCACCAGCGTGATCGCCGTCGCCGGCACTGCTGCGCTGGCGTCTGATTCGGGCACCTACACGGTGAACGCAGATTGCACTGGCACAGCCACCTATGCTTCGGGCGGCACCTACAACCTGCTCATCGCTCCGTTGGGTGACAGCTTCGTCTTCGCAAGCTCGACCGAAGGTGTGGTTCAGGCAGGCGAAAACACCCGCGTCGACGCGGACTGAAAAAATATGGTGCGGCGAGGAGTTTCCTCGCCGCACCATTCATTTTAAGCTTGCTCCGCTCTCAACCAGGGCCTGTTGACGTTCAGCCGAGGCTAATGCCCATTGCGTGTCGGTCAATGTCATACGGATCAAGGCTACCTCCCATTTGGCAACCTTGGATCACTCCAAGAACAATTTGGGAATCCTCAAACGTCAACAGGCCCTAGCTCTGCGCCTCGCCGGTGAACGGGTCGTAGCGGACAGGACGGCCGTGCCTTACCCGTACGCCAAGCTTGTAAACCAGACGGTACAGGTTGAAGAGCAGCCAGTTGCGGTGGATTTTCAGCACACGCCGACCTGAGGTCGATTGAAGCGTGCCTTCGGTCCTTGGCGTTTCGTCAAGGAAATCGCAAAGGACGGCCAGAAACCGCTTTGTCGTATCGCTGCGAAAGAACCCACCATGCGCCCCGTCGACCCACGAGACGACCGGCGGGGTAATGAATGCCGTTTCCCACCCGGCATCCCCCCAGTTAATGGCTTCGTAAGCCTTTTGCCGGCTTTGCTTGCCGAACATCAACAGCAGGGGTTTGGGGAAAGCGTGAAGCTCGGCGCTGGAGTATTCCAGAAGGCAAAGCCGCGAAACGGTGCGGCCCTTCTGTTCGATCTGGCGGGCCACGTCCCACGCCAGACGGGCGCCTTTGCAGTTACCGCCAAGAATGAAATCGCCCTTGGGAAATTCGCGCAAAAGTTCTGCAACGTAGTGTCGCGCAAGCCGCGCCATCGAGGCGTCGTCCATGTCGATGATCTTTCCGCCCGAGAAACCGCCATAAAGTGGCCGGTCTGAGGGGAAGAGGTCGCCCAGAACCAGCATCTCGGTTGCGGGGCGGTTGAAAAACCAGATCAGTGGTTGCTTCGGCCCATTCCGGTTGATCACCTTGAACGCCGAACCTTCGCGCAGGACCGGTATTTTTCCCATCGACACGATGGCTTGTATCTGACGTGCTTCTTCTACGGTCACGCTGTCAGCGACCGGGGCATGGCTTGCCGGACGCGCTTTTCCTTCGGTCGAAAGAAGCTTTGCCATGCCGCGCACCGTGCCTATCCGCGACAGGATGTCGTTCGGCAAGGCGAGTCCGCTTTCGGCTTCGACAGCAAGCAAAACGCGCAAGGCCGAGAGCGAGTCGCCGCCAAGCCGGACAAAATCTTCCTCTGGCCCGACGCGGGGTAAGCCGAGTTCCCGCGCCCAGACCGCTGCGATGCGCGCTTCCGCGTCTGTGGCATCCGCAACGCCAGCCGCAGCCGATTTCTCGATCTGCGTCAGCGCGTCTGCGGCAAGTTGGCGCCTGTCGATCTTGCCGACCGCATTTCTGGGAAGGGAAGACAGAAAGATTATCTGGCGGGGTATCTTGAACGCGGCCAAGCGGCCGGACAGGGCTTGGCGAAGGTCTTCCGCCGTTGCCGTAGCACCGGGCCGCAAGACCACCGCTGCGGTGACATCCTCGCCCAGCGTCCGGTGCGGCACGGGAAAGGCCGCCGCTTCGTCTACCGCCGGATGGGCCAGCAGGGCGTCATCGACCTCGCGCAGATTGATTTTTTCACCGCCACGGTTGACCAGCTCCTTTATCCGTCCGGTCAGGAACAAGCGGCCTTCGGCATCGATGCGCCCGAGGTCGCCGGTGCGAAACCAGCCGCCCCGAAACGCGGCCTCGTTTGCGGCCGGGTCAGCCTCGTATCCTGAAAAGACGTTCGGGCCACGGATTGCAAGCTCGCCTTCGGAGCCGCGCGGTTGGTGCTGCCAATCGTCGTCAAAGACGCCGATTTCGGTGCCACAGGACCGCCCGACCGATCCGGGGATACGGTCCGCCGCCGCAAAACCGGTCGAGCAGATCAGGGGCGACGCCTCGGTCATGCCAAAGGTCTGAAGGACCGGCACGCGGAACAGCGTCTCGATTTCCGCCATCAGCGCCGGGGAAAGTGCGGCCGCGACAGAGCGCAGAAACCGCAGGCTATGGCTTTCGACCACGGTTGCATCGCGCCCGGCCAGCAGGCGCAATTCCCCCAGCGCGGTGGGAACGGCTTGGAACCATGTCGGCTTGCGCTTTGCCAAAAGGTCGAAAAAGCGGGTGGCGTCAAAGCCTGTGGTGGCGATCACGGTGCCGCCAGAGTGTAATGGCGCCAACAAGAGATCGACCAGACCGCCCACGTGGAACAACTCCCACATGCTCAGACAGCGGTCTTGTGGCGACAGGTTCAGCGACAGGCTGACATCGCGCGCGCCGGTGCAGACATTGCGGTGTGACAGGGGCACGCGCTTTGCCCGTCCGGTCGACCCCGATGTCAAAAGCACCATGGCGGTGTCGTCAGGGGACGGCGGTTGCAGGTCGATCTGCGGCGTGTCGGCAGGCAGCATGTCGACATCGAGAACGGTGATGCCCGACCGCTGCGCCGTCTTGCGGGCCAACGCTGCAAAGCCGGATACAGTGACAAGAAGCCCGATTCCGGTTTCGGCGAAATAGCTCTCCCATTCGGGCGCGGTGTAGGCGGGATTGAACGGCAAGGCGGTGCCAACAACCGTAGCCGCCAGCAAGACTTCGGAAAGTTCGGCCCCGTTGGGCATGACGATGCCGATACGCGGCCGCCCCTGACCGTCGCGCGATTTGAGATGGGCTGCCAGACCTTCGACCCGCGCAAGCAGGGCAGAATAGCTGCGCGGTCCGGTCGTCACGTCCTCGATGGCAATCGCGTCAGGGTCACGCACGGCACGGGCACGCAGCATCGTCAGGATGTCGGGGAACGCATCTGCCAGACCAAAGCCTTGGTTTGCGACGGGAGCACTGTCGGACATGGCTTACCCCTCGAGCGGTTGCAGGGTCTGGTACCGGCGCAGTTGTTGCGCGACAGCGGCAGCATCTTCGTCAAGATGGTGGCGCAGACGTGACCGGTCAGCCGGATCAAGTGGCAGACCGGCAGAGATCTTGGCGAGAATTTCGACATCGTAAATGCGAAGCGCATTGGCGAGGACAAAAACCTCGGCCATCAGGTCGGGTGTGCCCATCGGCGAAGTGATGTCGCAAATGTTGTCAGACCCGATCCGCACCTGCACGCCGCTGTCCAGCAAATCGAGCACACGGGCGATCGAATTGTAGGTTGGCGAGACAAGGGGGCGAAGCTGGCGCATGCTGATTGCCGCGGACGGGCAGCAAATGATGCCGATGCCCAGTGCGGCAAGGCGCGTGGCCAAGGCGCGGAAGCGATCCTCGCCATAGGTCGAGGGCGAGATCAGATGCACGAGCCAGACAAAGGGAGTCTGCCCCGCGCTTTGCCCCAAGCCCATCTCGGCCACGAGGCGCGCCACCATTTCGCCGCCGTCTTCACGCGGGTGGTTGGCCTGATCCACATGGATATGCAGGTCTTTGCCCAAGCCTGCGGCCAGGGCGATGCTGCGGCGACAGCATTCCTCGAACCCGATGTGATCGGGATAATCGATGCGGTCATCACGTTCGGGCAGGATGCCGATGAAATCCGCGCTTTGGGCCGCTTGTTCCAACAATGCCCAGCGGGCGGGTTCGTCATCGCGAAATCCAAGCGGAGAATAGGCACCCAGACGGAAGTCGATGCGCCCGGCATAGCTGTCGCGCAATTCGCCCAGCGTGGCCAAAGCACCGGTGCCGACGCGATCAAGCGTGACATCAACGACCGAGTCGGCGCGGCGGGTGCCAACCTCGATCATCGCATCGAGATAAAACGACACGCGCGCAATCAGGCTGTCACGGTCATAAAGCGGGCTTGCATGGATCATCGGGATCATCGAGTGCTTGCCCGCGAGCGTCGAATTCGCGCCATCGCGCACGCCGCGTTCAGCCAGGAGACGAACAGTCTCGTCGTAGGTGCCCGCGCGGTCTATGTGCAGATGGGCATTGAAAGCGCCGCCAAGCGCCCTGATCCGCGCATCAAGCTGTTCGAAAAAGGGCGAAAACTTCATCCGTTGCATGGGCGACCTTTGGGGCAACCGGGTTGCCGTTCTTTGTTGGGGCGGCGACTGCGCCAGAAATCGTGGGGATCGTGTCGGCTAGGTCTTGGCGGGGGGCCGGCGTTCGGAGGGCACAGGCTGGCGGGCCAGTTCCCGCGCCCGCAAACGGGGATGGATGACACTGCGGATCAGCTTGTTCAGCCCGAACAGGTTGAACAGCCTGAACAGGCGCAGCATGTCGGCGGACAGGCTTTCGTTCAGCCGCGGGACAGGGCCGATGTCGGCGACCAAGGACCGTGGCACGCCGGCAAGTTCCAGCAGCCGCGTGCCCAAGGCCACTCCAATGCCGGTATCTTCCTCTTGCGGCAGCAGCACGAGCGGAGAGCGGATCGCCGCCCGTATCGTGTCAAGGCCATCGGTCCAGTTGCAGGTTACGGGCAGTTTCCTGCGCCATGCCTCGAAGCTGCGCGATGTGCGGCCCCGCTTCACCTCTTGCGAGTAGCTGCTTTTCAGCCAGTTTTCCCAAGGTCGCGTGTAGGCCACGAAGATATTCTCGAAATCGGAACACTCTTGCTCGATCAGGGGCAGGATATCGGCTGCACGCTCGAAGAAATGACCTCCGTTACGATCGAACAGCGAAAAGGCGAACAGGTTCTCGTCCGAAACGAGAATGGTCTCTTGCGGCACGGCACGCAGGGCGGCGGCAACCTTGGCAATCTCGGCCCTGACCTGCTTGAGATCGGGCCGCGTCTTGGTGCGGGTTGCCCTGATGATCCGCTCGCGCCATGGCCGGGTCAGCTGGTCGCGTGACGAGATGAACAGGTCGGGCAGCCTGTCGGCCGGCAGATGCGCCAAGAGATACTGCACAGACGTGGAGCCGGTCTTGCGAAACCCGATGTGCCAAATGATCTTCTTCATCGTGCCTCTGACATTTCGGCAGGGAATACCATCCCCGCTCCGCATGTATCATTACGTTACCTGCGGCTGTTCCTGCGTTTGATCAAGCCGGAAATGTGCCAACTGGCGATAAGGGGCAGGCCAGACGGATTGCGTGAGACACTGCGTGCCGCAAGGCGGACTGCCTGCACGGCAGTCGCTGTGCTGAACGCGGCTCAAGCCGCTGCGCCTGACGGCGCTGTGCTTTGACGATTCTGGCCAGGTCGCCTTGGTCCTTAACTCCGTCTGGCGGAGTAGGGAAAATCCGACTCCAGTCGTTAACAAAGATTGACGACACCTTCGGGGCAGGTGACAGAGTGACAGACGCGTCGCAGCGAGCGCGGCCCGAAAGCTGGCGGCCAAACCGACATCTTCGCCCCCTCTACCGAATTGAAAGGATGACCATGCCCATCGCCCCACTTCTGCGCGGCCTTCTCTGCTGCTCCACAGCTCTGGTCACGATCACCGCAGCCGAAGCGCAAGATTGTCTGGATTTTGCGGTCGATCAGACCTGCGTCAACGCGGGCAATCTGGCGAACGGGATTAACGATGACGGATCGATCGACCTGACCAATACGGCAACCGGAACCATCGAAGGCGGCTTTGCGGCAGTGCAAACTTGGCTCGACGGCAAGGTGGACAACCGCGGCAGCATCGATAGCGATACGTTCGGTGTGCTCGGCCTGACTGGAACGCTCAATGTCATCAACAGCGGTTCGATCCATGGCGACGCTATCGCTGTGTTCGGCTCGGAGGGGGCGAACGTCACCAACTCGGGCGATCTGTCGGGGATTTTCGGAATATACAGCACCGGAAGCATCACGGCCGTCAACTCCGGCTCGATCGTAGGCAGCCAAGCGTCGGGCGATTCATTCGGCATCCTTGGCAACACCGTCGATATCGAAAACGAGGGCCTCATCTCGGGTGGCTTCAACGGCATCGGCTTCAACACTTCGGGTCGCATCATCAACTCCGGCCGCATCGTCGGCACGGCCGAGGGCCCCGACTATTTCAGCTTCGGCATCATGGCACGCGGTGACCTCCAGCTTGCCAACTCTGGCACGATCCAAGGGGAATACGGCGTCTCGGTGAACAATTCGACCGCCGGAACCGTCATCGATAACGACGGTTGGATCATCGGCACCGGGGGTGTCGCCATCGACATGACCGGCCTCAGCGTCTCGGCCGCGACCACGGCTTCGTCGGACAATAGCCTGATCCTGCGCGGCCAGTCCAGAATCGACGGCGCGATCCTGCTTGGCGATGGCGACTCTGTCCAAATCGAGACCGAAGGTGGCCTCTCGCGACTGGTCACATTCGACGGATGGGAAGACGAAGCCGTTGACGTGACCGGGCTCGGCGCGGGCGTCTTGGTCCAGAACGGCGATACCTTTGCCACGCTCGACACCACAAGCTTTGCGCAGCAAGGTCAGGGGCTTGTGGCCCTTACCAAGGGTGTCGCTGCGGCAGCGCCCAAGCGCAGCCCGCAAACCACCACCAGCGGCACCCTTTCGACCAAAGGAACGGCAGGACCCTTGGGTTGGGCTGGGGTCTTCGGCGCGTCTTCGCGGAACGACGCCACCGGCCAGACGCTCGCCAGCACCGACCGCAGCGGCGGGATCGTCGGTGGCTTTACCTTGGGCGCCCAAAGCGGCCTGACCTTTGACGTCTTCGCAGGTCTGGGCAATGGCGATTCGACCGTCGAAGGCTCGTCAAGCGCGGAAACCGACTACCGTTTCGCAGGGATTTCGATGCAAGGCGGAGGCGCCACCTGGTTCGACGCGCGCCTGATCGGCGGCATGACCGACAGCGACAGCAGCCGTATCGTTGCTGACAACACCGTCGCAGGCGGGCTTGCCACCGGCACCGCCAGCTACGCTGGCGATTTTGCCGCGCTTCACTTCGGGGCCGGGCGCGACTTCCGTGCGGGCGATGTGGTCTGGACCCCCTCACTGTCGGTTGATGCCGCAACCGGAAATTTTGACCGCTACACCGAGACCGGCACCGGGCAAGACCTGACCGTTGGTGCCCGCGACACCACGGCACTCTCGCTCCGGCTCGGGCTGGAACGCAGCGAAAGCTTTGAACTGGCCGGTGGCACACTCGATACGGCGATGTCGTTCGCGCTCGTCACCAGCAACCTTTCGAACAGCGATGTCAGCGGCTCGGTCATCGGCCAATCCTTTGCCACGGGCACCGGCCTTGGCGCCACTTACACGGGCGTTGCCATCGGCTCGGGCCTGACCTTCGCGATGTCTCCCTCGGCATCGATTTCCTTGCGCGGAGAGGGTATGTTCACTGACGACAGCTTCGGGGCTTCCGGCGCGCTGGCGCTGAAGATCGCGTTCTGACGCGATCTCCTCCTCGCCAGAGCGGGCGGGGAGATGCCCGACGCCAAGCGCAGCGGTCCCGTCTGACCCTGCTTCTATCGCAGGCTTTGCAACAGCGCCCGCGAGGGCGTGCCAGTCACGGGCAGCCCCCGGCTGGACTGATAAGAGCGGATGGCGGCTTCGGTCTTGGCGCCAAGAACGCCGTCCGTGCCCTCTGTGTCAAACCCGAGCGCGGTCAGCCGGTCTTGTAGTGCGATCCGGTCGGCCTTGGTCAGGCCATGGACATCGGGCGGAAATGCGCTTTGCAGCGGGCCTGCGCCGCCGATACGGTCTGCCAGATGGCCCACGCCGATCGCATAGGCGTCCGAGTTGTTGTAGCGCTTGATCGCACGGAAATTGCCGGTTGTTTCAAAGCGGGGACCGCCGGGTTGCGGCTGGATTGCCGGACCGGATGCCGATCCGGTCACCTCGCGGCCCCAGCGAACACCCCGGATCCAGCCGCTTCGCTGCAGATAGGCGGCCGTCGAGGCAAGCGCATCGGTCGGGTCTTCGGACCAGACATCGCGTCGACCGTCACCGCTGAAATCGACGGCGAATTGCAGGTAAGAGGTGGGAATGAACTGGGTATGGCCCATCGCGCCGGCCCAGCTTCCGGTCATCCGGGCGGGCAGAATGTCTCCGTTCTGGATTATCTTCAGCGCGGCTATCAGTTGCTGTTCAAAGAACGCCCCGCGCCGCCCGTCGAAGGCAAGCGTCGAGGTGGCCGAGATCACGGGGACGTCGCCCCTGCGTTCACCATAGAAGCTTTCGACCCCCCAGATCGCGGCGATGATTTCGGCATCGACGCCGTAGCGGTCTTCCAACGCGGCAAGCGTTCCGCGATGGCGGGCAAAGGCGGCACGCCCTTTCGCGACCCTTTCTTCGGAGACAGAGATCGACAGGTAGTCTTCAAGCGTGCGGGTGAATTCGGTCTGGTTGCGGTCGCGCGTGATGACGCCCGGCACGTAGCCCGCGCTGCGGAACGCCAGAGCGAGCGTTGCAGGCGCGATGCCCTGCCCCGCTGCGCGGTCGCGGAACGCGGCAACCCAGGCCTCGTAAGCGCGGTTCGGAACGGGCCGCAGGTCGGCAGGCAAGCCGGAGGCGGTTACCCCGCCTGCCCCGCCGGAACCCGAGGAGGAGCAGTTCGCAAGCGCAAGACAGGCGATGCCCAATCCGAAGGTGCGTCGATCAATCTGCATGTTCTACCCATCCTTTTGGTGTTTTTTATTATACTGTGGGGCGAAAGGACGATGTGCAACGTTCGCCTGCCTGATTTATCAAAACAGGCGGCGCTTCGCCTTGTCGGCTGTCGCCTGCCCCGGCACGAAAGCTGTCGCGGTATCGCACCATATCTGGTCGGCCGCCTGATCAGGCAGAAGGGCACGAGGTGCCGTTTACGAGGCTGCGTCCGTGGTGGCAGGGCGAGCGCCCTGAACTGTGAAAATCGGACAGCCTGGCTTCATCAATCGCCATCTTTGTCTCCGAAAGCAGTTTTGCAACATCGGCGGGTTAGGTTGATGCAGCCAATCCGATCGTTCTTGCCCCCGTTGATCTTTGTTAATACTCGTTAACGCGCGTTGGTGGCGCAGGCGCTCTCGCCAACTGATTTTTTACACAAGATTCATAGCGGAGTTGCTGCGATGTCGTTCAACAGAGTTCTCGCCCCCACCGCAGCGGCAGCAGGTGCCATCGGCGCTGCTGTTTTTCCTGGAATGGCCTTGGCCCAAAGCACGGACAGCCCGCTTGTCTTGTCATTCGAAGGCGCGGTCGGCACGGGAGACCATGCAAACGCCTATGGCGAAGCAAAGCTCGGGAGCGGTTTTGACGCTTTTCAGGACGATGTAGCCTTTGTCGGTTCCGTCGGCCTGAGCCGGTCGATCAACCAAGACTGGGATTGGAGCTTGTCGGTCTCGCAACTCGGCTACGCTGACAACACCGTGTCAGGCGGAGGTGGCTCGACCAGTGCGTCATGGACAAGCGACGTCAGCCGCAGCGATGTCGCCTTTAGCTTCGGTCGGGACATTGCGCTGGGTTCGGCAAAGGCACGGCTTGGCCTTGGGCTGGCTTATGCGAAGGCCTCGGCTGAAAAGGGTCTCGATGTTGCAGATCTGGAAAGTGGCGACTTCTTCCGAAACAACACCAACAGCGACTTTCAGGGCATCGGCCCGCGGGTCAGCTTTGATGTGCAATCGGCTCCGGTTTCGGCCAATGGCAAGCTGTCGGTCATCGGCGGCGTCGAGGTCAACCTGCTTGCCGGCCAATACGAACACTCCAAAGGGTTCGAGGCCTATGTCGACGAGAGCCCGCGCCAATTCGACTTGGCCGAGTCCGCCAAAGGCGACATGATGACCGCCGGCATCAAGATCGGCCTGCAATATGACGCCAACGAAAACACGTCGTTCCGCGCCGGCGTCCGCCATGACGTGACCCGCATGGATCAGGTGCAAGTCACCGGCCCGGCGTCGATTGCCCCCGTGTCGGTCGAAGATGGCCGCACCTCGTTCTTCGTGGGTATGAACGTCGGCTTCTAAGGCGCAGGGTTTGGCACAGGCCAGGTCAACGAAAGCCCCGGTTATCTGTTTACACGGATTTCCGGGGCTTCCGTCCCATTGGGACCATTTCGCAACCGAACTGCCCGACGACCGCGAGGTCTATTCCCTGCCGATGCCGTGGTTGCAGCGCAGCGGCGTTGCCAAGACCGGTTTCGCGTCAGTCCTCAATTACATCGCCTCGGTAGCCAAGGCGGCCTTGACCGGACCTGCCCATTTCGTCGGGCATGATCTTGGCGGGGTGGCCCTGTATTGGCTGGCGCGGACAGACTTTCGCGAACATATGAAAAGCCTGACGTTCATCGCGGCCCCGCATCCGTTTTCCTATCAGCGTTTCATGGCGTCGGACGAGGGCGCGTCAAAGTCGGGATATATCGACAGCATCCTGCAAAGCCGCGATGACGCCGTGTTGGCCGATTGTTTGCTTGCCGGGATCACTGGCAGCGATACCGCCGTGACCGGCGACATTGGCGCGGCACTTCGCGCCACCGACTTCGCCGCCCTTCGTGCGCTTTACGCCCAGATCCGGCAGGCCAGACCGCACGAGCCGCAAAAGGGCGCTTGCCGTCTGGACTGTCCGGTCGCGATGATCCACGCCAAGGACGACCGCTACCTTCCTGCGGGACTGATGCAAGACAGTGCAGCGCGCTTTGCGTGCAGCGGGGCGACGCTTGGACTGTCGGGGGATAGCCATTATCCCCACCTGACTGACCCCGCACGGGTGGCGCAATTTGCAGAAGGGTTCTGGAATGCCTTCGAGCCCTGACCGAAGCCCGCCCCCCTTTGCCGATCCCTCTGTCGAGGTCAAAGCGCAGCAGGGCTTGAACCGTCTGGTGCTGACCCTGTTGCAGCGCGTGGCTCAGCCCGCGGTCGACCGGCCAGACCGTATCGGCGTGTTGCACGTGATCGAAGACCCCGAACTTGCCGACGAGGTGTTCAAGACCCCGACGCTGTTCCAGAAGAATTTCGCCTTGGTCGCGGCACTTGGCCAAAGCAGGTTCAATCTTAACGGCGACCGCTGGGCAGAATTTCGCGACCGCACGCAACCGGCCTACAACAAGGCCAGCAAACCCGCAGAAATTCCGAAGATCGACGCGATCTATCGCGACGCCCTAAGCGGGGTTTCCCCGCACGATGGCGCGGCCCTTGAGCCTGCATTGATGCGAGCAGCCCTTGCGGTGTTTTGCAAGGCTTTGAATATCGTGCTTGATCCGGATGCGGTGGCGCAGCTGTTCCCCCACATCCGCACCCATGCCAAGATGCTGCAATTCTTCTCGTGGTATGGCGCGCAGCAATCCGACGTCCTGTTGCAACGGGCCGAATGGCTGGACCAGTGCTTCAACGAACTCATTCTGGCCGATCCCCATACCCGCGATTTCGTGCAGCAGGCCGTCACGGGTAAATCCCTGTCGGAATGGTCGCCTGCCATCACCGATCTGATGCAAAATCTGTTCGCGGGGATCGAAACCACGGTTGCCACCCTGTCTTGGGCCGTGCAGCTTTTGGGCCAGAATTCCGACCTGCAAGACGCACTGCGGCGCGAGGCTGACGCGCCCTTGCAGAACCGGACCCTGACACGCGGTTTCCTGTGGGAGACCATGCGCTGCTTCCCGCCAATCCCCTTTGTGGTGCGCGAACTATCAGACGATTACTGCGGTCACGGACGCAGCTTTGCCAAGGGTGAACAGGTCATCGTTTCTGTCCTCGGTCTGCACCGTCACGCGGGTTACTGGGTCAATCCAAACGAATTTCATGCCGCGCGCGACGAATTCGCCGATGGCCAGCCAACACCAATTGCCTTCCGCCCGTTCCTTTCCGGCCCGCGCGTTTGCGGCGGCAAACGCCTTGCCGAGCTTGAGATGCTGGTCGCCCTGCCCGAAATCTTGCGCCGGTGGCGCATCGTCTCGACATCGCCCGACATCAGCTATGACTACGCGCTTGCCCTGCGTCCGCAAAGCCTGACAAGCGTGCGGCTGGAAGCCTTGCCCCGATGACTCAGATGCCGGTTTTCGTTGTCGCCTGTTCCGGCCGCTGCGGTTCTACGCTGCTGAGCGAAATGCTTGAACGACATCCGCAGGTTCTGAGCCTGTCGGAATTTCTCGTGCCGCTCGTGCTGTCGGGCGTTCGCCATGCCGAACAGCCCCTGACGGCGCAGCAATTCTGCGCGGCTTTGCAGACACATATGCCGACCACCAGCGCGCTACTGAAGGCCGGTATCACGGTGTCCGAATTCCGCTACCCCTTCCAACGTCAGGGCGCGCGTCACCGGAGGGACAGCGGCTTGCCCTTTCCGGTGAATTGCGCACTCTCGCATCTGACCGATGATCCCGACGGCGCCTTCGATGTGCTGTTGCGCCGCGTTCTGGCCACGAACGGAACCTGCGTGCGCGACCATCTGACCTGCACCTTCCAGACCTTGGCCGAGATGTTCGGCGGGTCCATCGTCGTCGAGCGCAGCGGTGGCAGCCTTCTTTTCACCGCGCAG
It contains:
- a CDS encoding AMP-binding protein, with product MSDSAPVANQGFGLADAFPDILTMLRARAVRDPDAIAIEDVTTGPRSYSALLARVEGLAAHLKSRDGQGRPRIGIVMPNGAELSEVLLAATVVGTALPFNPAYTAPEWESYFAETGIGLLVTVSGFAALARKTAQRSGITVLDVDMLPADTPQIDLQPPSPDDTAMVLLTSGSTGRAKRVPLSHRNVCTGARDVSLSLNLSPQDRCLSMWELFHVGGLVDLLLAPLHSGGTVIATTGFDATRFFDLLAKRKPTWFQAVPTALGELRLLAGRDATVVESHSLRFLRSVAAALSPALMAEIETLFRVPVLQTFGMTEASPLICSTGFAAADRIPGSVGRSCGTEIGVFDDDWQHQPRGSEGELAIRGPNVFSGYEADPAANEAAFRGGWFRTGDLGRIDAEGRLFLTGRIKELVNRGGEKINLREVDDALLAHPAVDEAAAFPVPHRTLGEDVTAAVVLRPGATATAEDLRQALSGRLAAFKIPRQIIFLSSLPRNAVGKIDRRQLAADALTQIEKSAAAGVADATDAEARIAAVWARELGLPRVGPEEDFVRLGGDSLSALRVLLAVEAESGLALPNDILSRIGTVRGMAKLLSTEGKARPASHAPVADSVTVEEARQIQAIVSMGKIPVLREGSAFKVINRNGPKQPLIWFFNRPATEMLVLGDLFPSDRPLYGGFSGGKIIDMDDASMARLARHYVAELLREFPKGDFILGGNCKGARLAWDVARQIEQKGRTVSRLCLLEYSSAELHAFPKPLLLMFGKQSRQKAYEAINWGDAGWETAFITPPVVSWVDGAHGGFFRSDTTKRFLAVLCDFLDETPRTEGTLQSTSGRRVLKIHRNWLLFNLYRLVYKLGVRVRHGRPVRYDPFTGEAQS
- a CDS encoding amidohydrolase family protein — its product is MQRMKFSPFFEQLDARIRALGGAFNAHLHIDRAGTYDETVRLLAERGVRDGANSTLAGKHSMIPMIHASPLYDRDSLIARVSFYLDAMIEVGTRRADSVVDVTLDRVGTGALATLGELRDSYAGRIDFRLGAYSPLGFRDDEPARWALLEQAAQSADFIGILPERDDRIDYPDHIGFEECCRRSIALAAGLGKDLHIHVDQANHPREDGGEMVARLVAEMGLGQSAGQTPFVWLVHLISPSTYGEDRFRALATRLAALGIGIICCPSAAISMRQLRPLVSPTYNSIARVLDLLDSGVQVRIGSDNICDITSPMGTPDLMAEVFVLANALRIYDVEILAKISAGLPLDPADRSRLRHHLDEDAAAVAQQLRRYQTLQPLEG
- a CDS encoding autotransporter outer membrane beta-barrel domain-containing protein, whose translation is MPIAPLLRGLLCCSTALVTITAAEAQDCLDFAVDQTCVNAGNLANGINDDGSIDLTNTATGTIEGGFAAVQTWLDGKVDNRGSIDSDTFGVLGLTGTLNVINSGSIHGDAIAVFGSEGANVTNSGDLSGIFGIYSTGSITAVNSGSIVGSQASGDSFGILGNTVDIENEGLISGGFNGIGFNTSGRIINSGRIVGTAEGPDYFSFGIMARGDLQLANSGTIQGEYGVSVNNSTAGTVIDNDGWIIGTGGVAIDMTGLSVSAATTASSDNSLILRGQSRIDGAILLGDGDSVQIETEGGLSRLVTFDGWEDEAVDVTGLGAGVLVQNGDTFATLDTTSFAQQGQGLVALTKGVAAAAPKRSPQTTTSGTLSTKGTAGPLGWAGVFGASSRNDATGQTLASTDRSGGIVGGFTLGAQSGLTFDVFAGLGNGDSTVEGSSSAETDYRFAGISMQGGGATWFDARLIGGMTDSDSSRIVADNTVAGGLATGTASYAGDFAALHFGAGRDFRAGDVVWTPSLSVDAATGNFDRYTETGTGQDLTVGARDTTALSLRLGLERSESFELAGGTLDTAMSFALVTSNLSNSDVSGSVIGQSFATGTGLGATYTGVAIGSGLTFAMSPSASISLRGEGMFTDDSFGASGALALKIAF